A region from the Desulfovibrio sp. UCD-KL4C genome encodes:
- a CDS encoding exodeoxyribonuclease V subunit beta: MLKQVKASAGSGKTYELTARFLSLLAGSQEEDSIPVCKSSQAKGYCWPEIMAVTFTNKAAAEMKERVVRSLKNRALNIKGDGLGSDWTPSAAKRQLLPILQRYNRLNIRTIDSLLNLLVRIFALELGLSPEFELLFDPATLFEPNFNKFLTQCEEGDEYRKKLMDDAVKSLVIKENKKGFWLAEQMRFRLIRILEHVLECPGERLTDQEEIAGLLQGYFDKYMKAVSTMSSLISNESIAASSHLLKYLAHAADLDFMGEPKESTMVTKDSFVDCVNKKSKDDISSFHEKIYDDLKKAHVLYRDQAMILRGAYALAPFVRIVEEIRDDIIEYQSLHGMLLSSSLPRVASYVLQSGEALPDAFCRMGSRLHHLLVDEFQDTSLEQWQAMIPLAVECLSKNGSLFYVGDVKQAIYSWRGGRSELFDEIADEPELAALSKFTPGHLDYNWRSLEKVIEFNNSFFDALADYDVATDLAEILYPNGPEDQQTELAEKIALSFEGASQKLPPNQPRSGGYVKLQKLFAETSSEIEAETKRNFNLLIDELCPRREFKDICVLVRSNGHAQLVCDWLVEKEIPVITENSLQLDRHPVVRQIVSLLKFLDYPQDDLAFLEFICGKEVFQRISGISNDEIVSWLSSRDKGPLYRRFSEKFPDFWNYHISPFLRKSGLMTPYDLASEMVARFKIIESNPQDELYIRRFLEVVHLAEEKRGTSLAAFLDFWELSSAEEKVPLPESVNAVRIMTIHKSKGLEFPVIVVPFHNWAVSGSDTTFTDIEVDGKVMLTPMSSALGDTYYENRTRMFTEQLNLLYVAWTRAGEELYGFLPSEKVKSITPALSAIETILDGRFNDLGLLEHGTAPIKPDLLIDEPFHKNEPAQEITENLNNPDYSDLQSPELMAWLPRLRVYRHNLEEYSYDARMRGELAHKAMENLILTGDDSADCMRSTEAAFAQFPAIADERDKIIPEVAAMTRWAISVEDVRAAIESGKPEVAIMDSKGETHRADLLLLEENRVLVVEYKTGSPSPENEKQVKRYLRLLKEMYGNKKELRGLLVYLDGQFTREVMI; the protein is encoded by the coding sequence ATGCTCAAACAGGTAAAAGCTTCCGCCGGATCCGGTAAAACTTACGAACTTACCGCCCGCTTTTTATCCCTCCTTGCCGGATCGCAAGAAGAAGATTCAATCCCCGTCTGTAAATCATCACAAGCTAAAGGATATTGCTGGCCTGAAATAATGGCGGTAACCTTCACCAATAAAGCCGCTGCGGAAATGAAAGAAAGAGTCGTTCGCTCACTTAAAAACAGAGCACTGAATATAAAAGGTGACGGACTCGGCAGTGACTGGACTCCCAGCGCAGCCAAACGTCAGCTGCTTCCTATTTTACAGCGTTACAACAGATTAAACATCAGAACGATCGATAGTCTACTGAATCTACTGGTGCGCATTTTTGCCCTTGAACTCGGGTTAAGCCCTGAATTTGAATTACTTTTCGACCCTGCTACTCTTTTTGAACCTAACTTCAATAAATTTTTGACCCAATGCGAAGAAGGTGATGAATACCGTAAAAAATTAATGGATGATGCGGTTAAAAGCCTTGTTATCAAAGAAAATAAAAAAGGATTCTGGCTGGCGGAACAAATGCGTTTCAGGCTGATAAGAATTCTTGAACACGTTCTGGAATGTCCGGGCGAGCGACTTACCGATCAGGAAGAGATAGCAGGGTTGCTTCAAGGATATTTTGATAAATATATGAAAGCTGTTTCCACCATGTCTTCATTAATAAGTAATGAAAGTATTGCGGCCTCAAGTCACCTGCTTAAATATCTCGCCCACGCGGCAGACCTTGATTTTATGGGGGAACCTAAAGAATCGACAATGGTCACAAAAGACAGCTTTGTGGATTGCGTGAATAAGAAATCTAAAGATGATATTAGTTCCTTTCACGAAAAAATTTACGATGATCTGAAAAAAGCACACGTTCTTTACCGTGATCAGGCTATGATTTTGCGCGGAGCATATGCGCTCGCCCCATTTGTCAGAATAGTTGAAGAAATCCGAGACGACATTATTGAATATCAATCACTGCACGGAATGCTGCTCAGTTCATCACTTCCACGGGTAGCGTCGTATGTTTTACAAAGCGGTGAAGCCTTGCCGGATGCATTCTGCCGCATGGGATCAAGACTTCATCATTTACTCGTTGACGAATTTCAGGATACCAGCCTTGAACAATGGCAGGCTATGATTCCACTGGCAGTGGAATGTTTATCCAAAAACGGAAGTTTATTTTATGTTGGAGACGTTAAGCAGGCAATTTATAGCTGGCGCGGCGGCAGATCTGAACTTTTTGATGAAATAGCTGATGAACCGGAACTTGCCGCACTCTCCAAGTTTACTCCCGGACACCTTGATTACAACTGGCGCAGTCTTGAAAAAGTCATAGAATTCAATAACTCATTCTTCGATGCTCTAGCCGACTACGATGTAGCAACCGATCTGGCAGAGATTCTTTATCCCAACGGACCGGAAGATCAGCAGACAGAACTTGCTGAAAAAATTGCTTTATCCTTTGAAGGAGCTTCGCAAAAACTTCCACCTAATCAACCCCGTTCAGGCGGGTATGTAAAACTGCAAAAATTATTTGCCGAAACTTCATCCGAAATTGAAGCTGAAACAAAACGCAATTTTAATCTTTTAATAGATGAACTTTGTCCACGCAGAGAGTTCAAGGATATATGCGTCCTTGTTCGTTCTAACGGACATGCCCAGCTTGTCTGTGACTGGCTGGTGGAAAAAGAAATTCCAGTAATAACCGAAAATAGTCTTCAACTTGATCGACATCCTGTAGTTCGCCAGATTGTCTCTCTGCTAAAATTTCTGGATTACCCGCAGGACGATCTTGCTTTTCTGGAATTTATTTGCGGTAAGGAAGTGTTTCAGCGCATTTCAGGAATATCAAATGATGAAATTGTAAGCTGGCTTAGTTCACGAGATAAAGGACCACTCTACCGCCGTTTTTCTGAAAAATTCCCAGACTTCTGGAATTACCATATTTCGCCGTTCCTGCGTAAATCCGGTCTTATGACCCCTTACGACCTTGCAAGCGAGATGGTCGCCCGCTTCAAAATTATTGAAAGCAATCCTCAAGATGAACTTTATATTCGCAGATTTTTAGAAGTTGTTCATTTGGCAGAAGAAAAACGCGGTACATCGCTGGCAGCATTTCTAGACTTCTGGGAACTTTCATCCGCTGAGGAAAAAGTCCCTCTCCCTGAATCCGTCAACGCCGTGCGGATTATGACCATCCACAAATCAAAAGGGTTGGAATTTCCAGTTATTGTTGTGCCTTTCCATAACTGGGCAGTGTCAGGATCGGATACAACTTTCACTGACATTGAAGTGGACGGCAAAGTAATGCTGACTCCTATGAGTAGTGCTTTAGGGGATACTTACTATGAAAACCGCACACGCATGTTCACTGAACAGCTCAATTTATTATATGTAGCATGGACCAGAGCCGGAGAAGAATTATACGGATTCCTGCCGTCGGAAAAAGTTAAAAGCATAACTCCCGCACTTTCAGCAATTGAAACTATCCTCGATGGACGTTTTAATGATCTAGGACTGCTTGAACATGGAACTGCGCCAATAAAGCCGGATCTTTTAATTGATGAACCTTTCCATAAAAATGAACCCGCGCAAGAAATAACAGAGAATTTAAACAACCCCGACTATTCAGACCTGCAATCACCGGAGCTTATGGCATGGCTTCCAAGGCTTCGAGTCTATCGCCACAATTTAGAAGAATATTCCTATGATGCAAGAATGCGAGGCGAGCTCGCGCATAAGGCTATGGAAAATCTTATTCTAACAGGTGATGACAGTGCTGATTGTATGCGAAGTACCGAAGCTGCCTTTGCACAATTTCCAGCCATTGCGGATGAACGCGATAAAATTATTCCCGAAGTCGCAGCCATGACAAGATGGGCTATCTCCGTTGAAGATGTACGCGCGGCCATTGAAAGCGGAAAACCTGAAGTAGCGATTATGGACAGTAAAGGCGAAACACACCGCGCGGACCTGCTTTTGCTTGAAGAAAACCGCGTGCTGGTGGTCGAATATAAGACAGGCTCACCTTCTCCTGAGAATGAAAAACAAGTTAAAAGGTACTTAAGATTGCTGAAAGAAATGTACGGGAATAAAAAAGAATTACGTGGACTCCTTGTCTACCTTGATGGACAGTTCACACGGGAGGTTATGATATGA
- a CDS encoding PD-(D/E)XK nuclease family protein — protein MITRAPFSIISWKKDFIENFSSLLIDESDGDLSDTIIIVPHQRPARYLKKALAASKDLPKPCILPEIYSFSDFVSSLMPKLTGAFPRRIGKLDQVGLLFHIIEGVRAESTGLLSKLPADLQKFFPWGTRLASLLEEMLRQDVVPRNLSMLQGEVLDWAAALLEEIEIIFIKYVEALERRGWSTGGLESRNLSQNLNKLDDILNSKKLYLAGFYGLSGVEDKFFHHLWDNLGLRVIWHSDPALALREKGHFAIKEHYNWLNNWRAEAVSDDTAEDSCTLPELKFFEGFDRHSQLCAMREELSTGSYDGCAVVLPDTSLLLPVMHHLPEHDINISMGYPLERSALNGLLEAILKLQENKNGANYYWKDLLALIRHPYLKMLEINNDQPLRTIFHQWETVLRSGSPYADPNEFIPVYSDENGNLIDNSETTEELRAEVVSLCIDGFAKITTLEELADSLQHMAEMLRLRGGTLWQRYLLDSECLFRLMNEVIPELRESSISEENFGQSLSFSIFRQLLSSQRVSFEPDPISSMQVLGMLESRLLNFKRTFILDTVDEKIPGTDPYDPLLPDQLRHLLDLPDSHERESVASYNFYRLIMGSEESCIFYQSGVQPGLLDSKSVRSRFVEQLLWKLEQKERKIITPGDNFPLKAINFPVGAILNVPAAIAKEPVADKLEDLLKHKGLSPSAMDCYVTCPKLFFFRYLSNVRETATVDLDGDRAGFGELIHSVLKDFLTPQLGNEICGKDLNFNELNELFMMRLERDSLYLNLPYDIKKSLEYAGKNRLTLFLNNIGQTKIVALETCAQAILNLDGYKDYDVKIHGRIDRVDSRDDSRYVIDYKTGQLHMPRKSFWENSEIWTPILEDQQSLQYDSTEFLEKIKSSANSLQLPLYLLMDHHTSSEMPHQAALVELVKDGHEKFLFDSKTNEEERIDIIGTKIPALSTFLIKNMIYEPQFKAIRSAQCSWCSYREACGA, from the coding sequence ATGATCACCCGCGCACCTTTCAGCATTATTTCGTGGAAAAAAGATTTCATCGAAAATTTCAGTTCTCTCTTAATAGATGAATCTGACGGCGATTTGAGTGATACAATTATTATCGTTCCTCATCAGCGACCTGCCAGATATTTAAAGAAAGCTCTTGCTGCATCTAAAGATTTGCCAAAGCCTTGTATTCTGCCTGAAATTTATTCTTTCTCAGATTTTGTGAGTTCGCTTATGCCGAAACTTACCGGAGCTTTTCCGCGCAGAATAGGTAAGCTGGATCAAGTAGGTTTACTTTTTCATATAATAGAAGGAGTTCGCGCAGAGTCTACTGGTTTACTATCCAAACTCCCCGCTGACTTGCAAAAGTTTTTCCCTTGGGGAACGAGGCTTGCCTCTTTACTTGAAGAAATGCTGCGCCAAGATGTTGTGCCGCGCAATCTGTCCATGCTGCAAGGAGAGGTACTTGATTGGGCGGCCGCTTTGCTCGAAGAAATAGAAATAATTTTTATTAAATATGTAGAAGCACTTGAAAGACGAGGCTGGTCAACAGGAGGGCTTGAAAGCCGTAACCTGTCACAGAATTTAAATAAGCTTGATGATATTTTAAATAGCAAAAAATTATATCTAGCTGGATTTTACGGACTAAGTGGAGTTGAAGATAAATTTTTCCATCACCTCTGGGATAATTTAGGTTTGCGGGTAATCTGGCATAGCGACCCAGCCTTAGCCTTACGTGAAAAAGGACATTTTGCTATAAAAGAGCACTACAACTGGCTAAATAACTGGCGAGCTGAAGCTGTCTCAGATGACACCGCCGAAGATAGCTGCACCCTGCCGGAGCTTAAATTTTTTGAAGGTTTCGATCGACACTCGCAACTTTGCGCAATGCGTGAAGAACTTTCAACCGGATCATATGACGGATGCGCAGTTGTTCTGCCGGATACATCATTACTGCTTCCGGTAATGCATCACCTGCCAGAGCACGACATCAATATAAGTATGGGCTATCCGCTTGAACGATCTGCGCTGAACGGTTTGCTGGAAGCTATTTTAAAACTTCAGGAAAATAAAAACGGTGCGAATTACTACTGGAAAGATCTTTTAGCTTTGATCAGGCATCCATATTTAAAAATGCTTGAAATTAACAACGACCAGCCGCTTAGAACTATTTTTCATCAATGGGAAACAGTGCTCAGATCCGGCTCTCCTTATGCCGACCCAAATGAATTTATTCCGGTTTATAGCGATGAAAACGGAAACCTTATTGATAATTCTGAGACTACAGAAGAACTTCGGGCGGAAGTTGTGAGCCTTTGCATTGATGGCTTTGCAAAAATCACAACATTAGAGGAGCTTGCCGACAGCCTGCAGCATATGGCAGAAATGCTTCGCTTACGCGGCGGAACTTTATGGCAACGCTACCTGCTCGACTCGGAATGTTTATTCAGATTGATGAACGAAGTTATTCCTGAACTTCGCGAAAGTTCCATCAGTGAAGAAAATTTCGGTCAGTCTTTATCATTTTCCATATTCAGACAGCTCCTTTCCTCACAGCGGGTATCCTTTGAACCGGACCCCATCTCCAGCATGCAAGTACTCGGCATGCTCGAAAGTAGATTGCTGAACTTTAAACGCACATTCATTCTGGACACGGTAGACGAGAAAATACCGGGCACTGATCCATATGATCCACTTTTGCCGGACCAGTTAAGACATTTACTGGACCTTCCAGATTCACATGAACGCGAAAGTGTTGCCAGCTATAACTTTTACAGACTCATTATGGGCAGTGAAGAATCATGCATCTTCTATCAAAGTGGCGTTCAACCGGGCCTGCTTGATTCAAAAAGTGTACGCAGTCGCTTTGTAGAACAGCTTCTTTGGAAACTTGAGCAAAAAGAAAGAAAAATAATCACTCCCGGTGACAATTTCCCTCTAAAAGCAATCAATTTTCCAGTCGGGGCGATACTCAATGTGCCCGCCGCCATTGCAAAAGAGCCCGTTGCCGACAAACTTGAAGACCTACTTAAACATAAAGGCCTTTCACCTTCGGCTATGGATTGCTATGTCACATGTCCCAAACTTTTCTTTTTCCGCTATCTCTCAAACGTAAGAGAAACCGCCACAGTTGACTTGGACGGTGATCGCGCCGGATTCGGGGAACTTATCCATTCAGTGTTGAAAGATTTTTTAACACCGCAACTCGGCAATGAAATTTGCGGCAAGGACCTAAACTTCAATGAATTAAATGAACTTTTTATGATGAGGCTTGAGCGCGATTCACTTTACCTGAATCTGCCCTATGATATTAAAAAATCACTCGAATACGCGGGTAAAAACAGACTCACTTTATTTCTTAACAATATTGGACAGACAAAAATAGTTGCCTTAGAAACATGCGCACAGGCTATTCTTAATCTGGATGGTTATAAGGATTACGATGTAAAAATACACGGACGCATCGACAGGGTTGATAGCCGTGACGACAGCCGTTATGTCATCGACTATAAAACAGGCCAGTTACACATGCCGCGTAAATCTTTCTGGGAAAACTCTGAAATATGGACTCCGATACTTGAAGATCAGCAAAGCTTGCAGTACGATTCAACAGAATTTCTTGAAAAAATTAAATCAAGTGCGAACAGTCTTCAACTTCCTTTATATTTATTGATGGATCATCACACATCATCAGAAATGCCGCACCAAGCGGCGCTTGTTGAGCTTGTAAAAGATGGTCATGAAAAGTTCTTATTTGATTCAAAAACAAATGAAGAAGAAAGAATCGATATTATCGGTACCAAAATTCCTGCTCTATCAACATTTCTTATTAAAAATATGATTTATGAACCGCAATTTAAAGCAATTCGTTCAGCTCAGTGCAGTTGGTGTTCATACCGTGAAGCATGCGGGGCATGA
- the lhgO gene encoding L-2-hydroxyglutarate oxidase produces MKTTEIMICGAGIVGLTLARELLARGHKDILIIDKEAEVAKHASGRNSGVLHAGIYYAPGSLRAQSCLSGNFKMKAYCKEKGLPLLETGKVIVAKNKSEISTLHELYARATANGAKVELIDEEKLSQIEPNAKTCKEALFSHYTAVVDPRAVMKSLYNDLLQSGKVTFMLGTNFITAKKNNLIVTDKGEISCGLFINVAGAYSDQVARPFGFGEGYQLIPFKGIYKKLKKNKADIIKGSIYPVPNIKNPFLGIHFTRSATGDVYLGPTAIPAFGRENYGILAGLDSEAFSIILRDAVLFIKNKKFRSIAFEEPRKYFFKCFFNDAKELVKELSPEDIESTPKVGIRPQLVDIKRNELVMDFLIESDNKSVHILNAISPAFTGSMFFAEMIVDKYIQ; encoded by the coding sequence ATGAAGACTACCGAAATAATGATATGCGGAGCTGGCATTGTAGGGTTAACATTAGCACGTGAGCTACTCGCCAGAGGTCATAAAGATATTCTCATTATCGATAAAGAAGCTGAGGTTGCGAAACACGCTTCCGGTCGTAACAGCGGCGTATTGCATGCAGGAATATATTATGCTCCGGGAAGTTTGCGTGCTCAGTCCTGCCTTTCAGGTAATTTTAAAATGAAGGCATATTGCAAAGAAAAAGGACTGCCTTTGCTCGAAACAGGAAAGGTTATTGTTGCAAAAAACAAATCAGAAATTTCTACTCTGCATGAGCTGTATGCCAGAGCCACAGCTAACGGAGCAAAAGTTGAGCTGATAGATGAAGAGAAACTTTCACAGATAGAACCCAATGCAAAAACATGTAAAGAGGCTCTTTTTTCACACTATACAGCTGTTGTAGACCCGCGCGCAGTAATGAAATCCCTCTACAATGATCTACTGCAAAGTGGTAAAGTAACTTTTATGCTCGGCACAAATTTTATCACTGCCAAAAAGAACAACCTAATTGTTACGGACAAAGGTGAAATAAGTTGCGGCCTGTTTATTAACGTCGCCGGAGCATACAGTGATCAAGTTGCCAGACCTTTTGGCTTCGGCGAAGGCTACCAGCTCATTCCTTTCAAAGGAATTTACAAAAAGCTTAAAAAAAATAAAGCTGATATAATTAAAGGAAGTATTTATCCTGTCCCCAACATTAAAAATCCTTTTCTAGGCATACACTTTACAAGAAGCGCGACCGGAGATGTTTATCTAGGCCCTACGGCTATCCCTGCTTTCGGTAGAGAAAATTACGGCATATTAGCAGGACTGGACAGCGAGGCTTTCAGCATTATATTAAGAGATGCGGTCCTATTTATAAAAAATAAAAAATTTCGTTCTATAGCCTTTGAAGAACCTCGCAAATATTTCTTCAAATGTTTTTTCAACGATGCAAAAGAGTTAGTAAAAGAATTAAGTCCCGAGGATATTGAGAGTACTCCTAAAGTTGGAATCCGTCCTCAACTTGTAGATATAAAACGTAACGAACTTGTCATGGACTTTCTAATTGAAAGTGACAACAAAAGTGTACACATACTAAACGCTATATCTCCTGCCTTCACAGGCTCTATGTTTTTTGCAGAAATGATCGTTGACAAATACATACAATAA
- a CDS encoding nitronate monooxygenase family protein codes for MKLPQLKIGELVARVPIIQGGMGVGISLSGLASAVAEEGGIGVIAAAMIGLTSSKPNKSTPEAQSEALADEIRKAKAKTSGIVGVNIMVALSDFAAQVSTSVKEGVDIIFSGAGLPLDLPKYLVDGAKTKLVPIVSSGRAASIICKKWMSKFDYVPDAFVVEGPKAGGHLGFHRDQLDDPDFALDSILPEVLDAVKVFEEKTGKTIPVIAAGGVYTGEDICKYIKMGASGVQLGTRFVTTHECDADEKFKQAYIDASEEDMTVIQSPVGLPGRALKNKFLDEVTDGKKTPFKCSFKCLKTCQVETAPYCIASALINAQRGKLKYGFAFAGANAYRAKKIISVKELIAELSSEFEAACPA; via the coding sequence ATGAAGCTTCCCCAACTTAAAATAGGCGAGCTAGTTGCCAGAGTACCCATTATCCAAGGTGGAATGGGTGTAGGGATATCTCTTTCAGGTTTAGCTTCAGCTGTAGCTGAAGAAGGTGGAATAGGCGTTATTGCAGCTGCAATGATCGGCCTTACCAGCTCAAAGCCAAACAAAAGTACACCAGAAGCCCAAAGCGAAGCTTTAGCTGATGAAATCAGAAAAGCGAAAGCTAAGACTTCCGGCATCGTTGGAGTCAACATCATGGTTGCTCTAAGTGATTTCGCTGCACAAGTATCAACCTCCGTCAAAGAAGGTGTTGATATTATTTTTTCAGGTGCAGGTCTTCCGTTAGATCTTCCTAAGTACCTTGTTGACGGTGCTAAGACTAAATTAGTGCCAATAGTTTCTTCTGGTAGAGCGGCTTCTATCATCTGCAAAAAGTGGATGTCTAAGTTCGACTATGTTCCAGACGCATTTGTCGTTGAAGGACCTAAAGCTGGCGGTCATCTTGGATTCCATCGCGATCAGCTTGATGATCCTGATTTTGCGCTAGACTCAATTTTACCTGAAGTTCTTGATGCTGTTAAAGTGTTTGAAGAAAAAACTGGTAAAACAATCCCGGTTATTGCTGCAGGTGGAGTCTATACCGGAGAAGACATTTGTAAGTACATTAAAATGGGTGCATCAGGAGTGCAGCTTGGAACGAGATTCGTAACAACTCACGAATGTGATGCAGACGAAAAATTCAAGCAGGCATATATTGATGCTTCTGAAGAGGATATGACCGTAATTCAAAGCCCTGTTGGGCTACCGGGGAGAGCTCTTAAAAATAAATTCCTCGATGAAGTCACTGACGGTAAAAAAACTCCTTTCAAATGCAGCTTTAAATGCCTTAAAACCTGTCAGGTTGAAACAGCTCCATACTGCATTGCTTCCGCACTTATCAACGCACAGCGCGGAAAACTGAAATACGGTTTTGCTTTCGCAGGCGCAAATGCATACAGAGCTAAAAAAATTATCTCTGTTAAAGAATTAATTGCTGAACTCAGCTCTGAATTTGAAGCAGCGTGCCCAGCTTAA
- a CDS encoding tyrosine recombinase XerC, giving the protein MSSTAGIHNVMPEPVQIFFTHMEIEKGCSNATLRSYEKDLVQFEEFLSTRSESLSNPENISVDHVRSFLAKLHGRKLAKSTLSRKLSTLRSFFKYMVRHRFIVNDPMVGIRNPKQEVRQPRSLNVDQAVNILDSKCGVEPQDKRDLAIAELLYGSGLRVSEAVSLGIYDVDTSSGLVRVTGKGNKERLSPLSDTARDALDSYLAVREELGPALEENALFIGNRGGRINRRQVNRILLRMSEEAGVYGGVHPHMLRHSFASHMLQSGADMRSVQELLGHENLTTTQRYTHLNLQHIMNVYDKTHPLSESEAVSDKQGKIED; this is encoded by the coding sequence ATGTCCTCGACCGCCGGAATCCATAATGTAATGCCTGAACCTGTTCAGATCTTTTTCACCCATATGGAGATTGAAAAAGGATGTTCCAATGCGACATTACGGTCATATGAAAAGGATTTAGTTCAATTCGAAGAATTTCTTTCCACTCGCTCTGAGTCACTTTCAAATCCTGAAAATATTTCAGTAGATCATGTTCGAAGTTTTTTGGCTAAACTGCATGGACGTAAGCTTGCAAAAAGTACTCTTTCACGGAAACTTTCTACACTGCGTTCTTTTTTTAAGTATATGGTTCGTCACCGTTTTATTGTAAACGATCCCATGGTAGGAATACGAAATCCTAAGCAGGAAGTTAGGCAGCCGCGGTCTTTAAATGTTGATCAGGCTGTAAATATTCTTGATTCAAAATGCGGAGTCGAACCGCAGGACAAGCGAGATTTGGCTATTGCTGAACTTTTGTATGGCTCTGGATTGCGTGTCAGTGAAGCTGTATCACTTGGTATTTATGATGTGGATACTTCTTCTGGGCTTGTCCGGGTGACAGGGAAGGGGAACAAAGAACGTCTTTCACCACTTAGCGATACGGCGCGTGATGCTCTAGATTCATATCTTGCTGTCAGGGAAGAGCTTGGGCCTGCACTTGAAGAAAACGCACTTTTTATAGGAAATAGGGGCGGCCGTATTAACAGAAGGCAGGTTAATCGTATTCTTTTGCGCATGTCAGAAGAAGCCGGGGTGTACGGGGGAGTACATCCTCATATGCTGCGCCACAGTTTTGCTTCGCACATGTTGCAATCCGGAGCAGATATGCGCTCCGTTCAGGAGTTATTGGGTCATGAAAATCTTACTACTACTCAGCGGTATACTCATTTGAATTTACAGCATATTATGAATGTTTATGATAAAACTCATCCTTTATCAGAAAGTGAAGCAGTAAGTGATAAACAAGGTAAAATTGAAGATTAA
- a CDS encoding diguanylate cyclase yields the protein MTKHRCILVSPDNKLKELLESIWPKEVLDFTCYNQARGAIEDIFNNPPDLLIVDNRVADVSASEVARLVKSENVYRQLPVIICLDEKDLETPWDWDEIEVDDFIIRPFFMPIVRERVNLTFSRSLRALDANPLSKLPGNTSIINKIQSLIDKKQDFALAYCDLDYFKSFNDKYGFSRGDEVLSMTARIIVNTVRGFAGEQTFVGHVGGDDFVVITHPDIAEEACKRIIFSFDGIVPNFYDIEDRKKKSIVSVDRQGVVQTFPLMAISIAVVFNIDGQLKHFGEASAVAMGLKKKAKENPKSNYVLDRRNP from the coding sequence ATGACTAAACATAGATGTATTTTGGTTTCTCCAGATAATAAGCTAAAGGAACTGCTCGAATCTATTTGGCCGAAAGAAGTTCTTGATTTTACTTGTTATAATCAAGCACGTGGGGCTATTGAAGATATTTTCAATAATCCCCCTGATTTACTTATTGTAGACAATAGAGTTGCGGATGTTTCAGCTTCAGAAGTTGCACGGCTTGTTAAAAGTGAAAATGTTTATCGTCAGCTTCCAGTTATTATTTGTCTTGATGAGAAAGATCTCGAAACTCCTTGGGATTGGGATGAAATTGAAGTTGATGACTTTATTATCCGACCTTTTTTTATGCCCATTGTGCGGGAAAGAGTTAATTTAACTTTTTCCAGATCACTGCGCGCTCTTGATGCTAATCCCCTCTCAAAGCTTCCTGGAAACACCTCAATAATTAACAAGATTCAATCTCTTATAGATAAAAAACAGGATTTTGCATTAGCTTATTGCGATTTAGATTATTTTAAATCATTCAATGATAAGTATGGTTTTTCTCGCGGAGATGAAGTTTTGAGTATGACCGCGCGGATAATTGTAAATACTGTTCGTGGTTTTGCTGGCGAACAGACTTTTGTCGGACATGTCGGGGGGGATGATTTTGTTGTAATCACTCATCCTGACATTGCTGAAGAAGCCTGTAAGCGGATTATTTTTTCTTTCGACGGTATTGTTCCTAATTTTTATGATATTGAAGACCGCAAAAAGAAGTCTATTGTTTCCGTTGATAGGCAGGGAGTAGTGCAGACTTTTCCACTAATGGCTATTTCTATTGCAGTTGTTTTTAATATAGATGGTCAACTCAAACATTTTGGCGAAGCTTCCGCCGTAGCAATGGGGCTTAAGAAAAAAGCTAAGGAAAACCCAAAGAGTAATTATGTCCTCGACCGCCGGAATCCATAA